In the Maridesulfovibrio ferrireducens genome, one interval contains:
- a CDS encoding helix-turn-helix domain-containing protein, whose protein sequence is MILGFGSNSLDFPDLNDKRVMSVEGLIRVLGHEGAERIIYYWGGTRVSVPNIEELQKIRVRERVKQAFERGATPSQVAERFGVSVRTAQRMRTPSACVEDDSKMI, encoded by the coding sequence ATGATATTGGGGTTCGGTTCGAATAGTTTAGATTTTCCGGATTTAAATGATAAGAGGGTTATGTCTGTAGAAGGACTTATAAGAGTTTTAGGACATGAAGGAGCTGAGAGAATAATATATTACTGGGGTGGAACAAGGGTTTCGGTTCCTAATATTGAAGAATTACAGAAAATCAGGGTTCGCGAGCGGGTAAAGCAGGCTTTTGAACGGGGGGCAACTCCTTCTCAAGTTGCCGAACGATTTGGTGTTTCGGTCAGAACAGCGCAAAGAATGCGAACACCTTCAGC